Proteins encoded within one genomic window of Aurantiacibacter spongiae:
- a CDS encoding MATE family efflux transporter, which yields MNPPRPLNRPAVFAQAWPIMLGQASVPLVGIVDTAVIGRTGDAVGLAGVALGATVVTLVFWTFGFLRMGMTGLTAQASGSNNRQEVEALLLRALVVGFGFGLVLLALNWPITRAALAIMSGSDGVDASASGYMQGRFIGAPAALAVYAVNGWLLGLGRTRAALTLQIVMNLANIALDVGFVWGLHLGAFGVGLGTACAEWLAFALGILIVGRVAGGGILALVRRTPRAALMDRERLIELFAVNRDIMIRTIALLVLFTWFANAGARLGAASLAANHVLLQFVNFSAFVLDAFAFTAEERVGQAVGQRDKARFLRAARLTAEFSALSGLVLALVFWLAGDLIIGALTTDADVRQLARRFLPFAALVPLVGMPSWMLDGVFIGATRGKALRVAGVGATVLYIALDWLLRPFGNWGVWIAFLTSYLLRAGGLALYLPDLLQYLDSPPTPSRQHRGTPARDQP from the coding sequence GTGAACCCGCCCCGCCCCCTCAACCGCCCGGCCGTCTTCGCGCAGGCATGGCCCATCATGCTGGGACAGGCTTCGGTGCCGCTTGTCGGGATCGTCGATACCGCCGTCATCGGGCGGACGGGGGATGCCGTCGGGCTGGCCGGAGTGGCGCTGGGCGCGACCGTCGTGACGCTGGTGTTCTGGACCTTCGGCTTCCTGCGCATGGGCATGACCGGGCTGACGGCGCAGGCGAGTGGATCGAACAACCGGCAGGAGGTCGAGGCGTTGCTCCTGCGCGCGCTGGTGGTCGGTTTCGGGTTCGGACTGGTGCTGCTCGCCTTGAACTGGCCCATTACAAGAGCAGCGCTCGCTATCATGTCCGGCTCCGACGGCGTCGATGCAAGCGCGAGCGGGTACATGCAGGGCCGTTTCATCGGCGCGCCTGCCGCCCTTGCGGTTTACGCCGTCAATGGCTGGCTACTCGGTCTTGGCCGCACACGCGCTGCGCTGACGCTGCAGATCGTCATGAACCTCGCCAACATCGCACTCGACGTAGGTTTCGTGTGGGGCTTGCATCTCGGGGCATTCGGCGTCGGCCTCGGCACGGCCTGCGCGGAGTGGCTCGCCTTCGCGCTCGGCATCCTGATCGTGGGCCGGGTAGCGGGCGGCGGTATCCTCGCCCTCGTGCGTCGCACCCCGCGGGCAGCCCTGATGGACCGTGAACGGCTCATCGAACTGTTCGCGGTCAATCGCGACATCATGATCCGCACCATCGCCCTGCTCGTGCTGTTCACCTGGTTCGCCAATGCAGGCGCGCGTCTTGGCGCGGCCTCGCTGGCAGCGAACCATGTGCTGTTGCAGTTCGTCAATTTCTCCGCCTTCGTCCTCGACGCCTTCGCTTTCACCGCCGAGGAGCGCGTCGGGCAGGCCGTGGGACAACGCGACAAGGCCCGGTTCTTACGCGCCGCCCGCCTTACCGCCGAGTTCTCCGCGCTAAGTGGCCTGGTTCTGGCGCTCGTCTTCTGGCTGGCGGGTGATCTGATCATCGGAGCGCTAACGACTGATGCCGACGTTCGGCAGCTCGCGCGCCGGTTCCTGCCATTCGCGGCTCTGGTTCCGCTCGTCGGAATGCCGAGCTGGATGCTAGATGGCGTGTTCATCGGCGCAACCCGCGGCAAGGCGCTTCGCGTGGCGGGGGTGGGGGCGACCGTCCTTTACATCGCGCTGGACTGGCTGTTGCGTCCGTTCGGAAACTGGGGGGTATGGATCGCCTTCCTGACAAGCTACCTGTTGCGCGCCGGCGGGCTTGCGCTGTATCTGCCTGATCTGCTTCAATATCTGGACAGTCCGCCAACTCCCTCCCGCCAACATCGGGGCACGCCAGCACGAGACCAGCCATGA
- a CDS encoding argininosuccinate synthase — translation MPDISRVVLAYSGGLDTSVIAKWLMVERGLEVVTFTADLGQGEEIEPARAKARAMGIPAEHIFIEDLREEFARDFVFPMMRANARYEGDYLLGTSIARPLISKRLVEIARETGADAIAHGATGKGNDQVRFELSAYALDPDITVIAPWREWNLTSRTALVDWAEAHQIQVPKDKRGDSPFSTDANLLHTSSEGKVLEDPWEETPDYVYSRTVDPQDAPDTPETIEIGFECGDGVSLNAERLSPAELLAALNDLGRRHGIGRLDLVENRFVGMKSRGMYETPGGEIYARAHRGIEQITLDRGAAHLKDELMPRYAELIYNGFWFSPEREMLQAAIDLSQQSVNGTVRLKLYKGNVWVVGRKSPNTLYSQAHVTFEDDAGAYDQKDAAGFIKLNALRLRLLARRDRG, via the coding sequence ATGCCCGATATTAGCCGCGTCGTCCTCGCCTATTCGGGCGGTCTCGATACCAGCGTCATCGCCAAGTGGCTGATGGTCGAGAGGGGGCTGGAGGTCGTCACCTTCACCGCGGATCTGGGCCAGGGGGAGGAGATCGAACCCGCCCGGGCCAAGGCCCGCGCAATGGGCATACCTGCCGAGCACATCTTCATCGAGGATCTGCGCGAGGAGTTCGCCCGCGACTTCGTCTTCCCGATGATGCGCGCCAACGCACGCTACGAGGGCGACTACCTGCTCGGCACAAGCATCGCGCGCCCGCTGATTTCCAAACGGCTGGTCGAGATCGCCCGCGAAACGGGTGCCGATGCAATCGCCCACGGTGCCACCGGCAAGGGCAACGACCAGGTCCGTTTCGAACTGTCGGCCTACGCCCTGGACCCCGATATCACCGTCATCGCCCCGTGGCGCGAGTGGAATCTGACGAGCCGCACCGCCCTGGTCGACTGGGCCGAGGCTCATCAGATCCAGGTACCGAAGGACAAGCGCGGTGACAGTCCTTTCTCCACCGATGCCAATCTCCTGCACACCTCGTCGGAAGGCAAGGTGCTCGAGGATCCGTGGGAGGAAACGCCGGACTACGTCTATTCCCGCACGGTCGATCCCCAAGATGCGCCCGACACGCCGGAGACGATCGAGATCGGTTTCGAATGCGGCGATGGCGTATCCCTCAACGCAGAGCGCCTGTCCCCCGCCGAACTGCTCGCCGCGCTCAACGATCTGGGTCGCAGGCACGGCATCGGCCGCCTCGACCTCGTCGAGAACCGCTTCGTCGGCATGAAGAGCCGCGGCATGTACGAGACGCCGGGCGGCGAGATCTACGCCCGCGCCCATCGCGGCATCGAGCAGATCACGCTGGACCGCGGGGCCGCGCACCTCAAGGACGAACTGATGCCGCGCTATGCGGAGCTCATCTACAACGGCTTCTGGTTCAGCCCCGAACGCGAGATGCTGCAAGCGGCGATCGACCTCAGCCAGCAGAGCGTCAACGGAACCGTCCGGCTGAAGCTCTACAAGGGCAATGTCTGGGTCGTCGGCAGGAAGTCGCCCAATACCCTCTATTCGCAAGCGCATGTCACCTTCGAGGATGATGCCGGCGCCTACGACCAGAAGGACGCGGCGGGCTTCATCAAGTTGAACGCCCTGCGCCTGCGCCTGCTCGCCAGACGGGACCGCGGCTGA